Proteins encoded by one window of Erwinia pyrifoliae DSM 12163:
- the ptsP gene encoding phosphoenolpyruvate--protein phosphotransferase, which yields MLTQLREIVEKVAAAPRLTEALDILVNEICLAMDTEVCSVYLADHDRRCYYLMATRGLKKPRGRTVALAFDEGIVGLVGRLAEPINLADAQKHPSFKYVPSVKEERFRSFLGVPIISRRQLLGVLVVQQREHRQFDESEESFLVTLATQMAGLLSQSQLNALFGQYRQTRIRALAAAPGVAVAKGWVDSSQPSLENVFSASTLDTVRERERLALALSEASNEFRRYSKRFTASMHKESAAIFDLYSHLLSDARLKQDLQKEIDAGSVAEWAVKKVVEKFAAQFASLQDSYLRERAGDLRVLGQRLLFHLDDTMQGTNTWPERFVLVADELTATTLAELPHDRLVGVVVRDGAANSHAAIMVRAMGIPTVMGADIQPELMNGRLLIVDGYRGELLVDPEPVLVQEYQRLISEENELSQLAEDNVFLPGTLKSGEQVKVMLNAGLSAEHEQVLGNRVDGVGLYRTEIPFMLQSGFPSEEEQVAQYQGMLQLFLDKPVTLRTLDVGADKQLPYMPISEENPCLGWRGIRLTLDQPEIFLVQLRAMLRANVASDNLNILLPMVSSLEEIDEARKLLDRAAREVEEMLGYAIPLPRLGIMIEVPSMIFMIDQLRQRVDFVSIGTNDLTQYLLAVDRNNTRVANLYDSLHPAMLRALKAIAEATRHAGIELCLCGEMAGDPMCVVLLVGLGYHHLSMNGRNVARVKYLLRHIELKEAQLLAQRGLEAQLASEVRHHVVSFMEQHGLGGLIRGGR from the coding sequence ATGCTCACACAGCTGCGCGAAATAGTTGAAAAAGTGGCGGCAGCGCCCCGGCTTACCGAGGCGCTGGATATCCTGGTTAACGAAATTTGTCTGGCGATGGATACCGAGGTCTGCTCGGTCTATCTTGCCGACCACGACCGCCGCTGCTACTACCTGATGGCAACGCGCGGGCTGAAGAAACCGCGTGGGCGCACGGTCGCACTTGCCTTTGATGAGGGGATCGTCGGGTTGGTTGGCCGGCTGGCAGAGCCTATCAACCTCGCCGACGCACAGAAACACCCCAGTTTTAAATACGTTCCCTCGGTCAAAGAAGAGCGTTTCCGTTCTTTTCTTGGCGTGCCGATTATCAGCAGACGTCAGCTATTGGGCGTGCTGGTGGTACAGCAACGTGAGCACCGCCAGTTTGACGAAAGTGAAGAATCTTTTCTGGTCACGCTGGCCACCCAGATGGCGGGGCTACTCTCACAGTCCCAGCTTAATGCCCTGTTTGGCCAGTACAGACAAACCCGTATCCGCGCGCTGGCAGCCGCTCCCGGCGTTGCTGTTGCCAAAGGTTGGGTTGACTCCAGTCAGCCCTCTCTGGAGAACGTCTTCTCCGCTTCAACGCTGGACACGGTGCGCGAGCGTGAGCGTCTGGCGCTGGCGCTGAGCGAAGCCTCGAACGAATTCCGCCGCTACAGCAAGCGTTTCACGGCCAGTATGCACAAAGAGAGCGCGGCAATCTTCGATCTCTATTCTCACCTGCTGAGCGATGCGCGCCTGAAGCAGGATTTGCAGAAGGAGATCGATGCCGGTTCGGTTGCCGAATGGGCGGTGAAAAAAGTGGTAGAGAAATTTGCCGCCCAGTTTGCCAGCCTGCAGGACAGCTATCTGCGCGAAAGGGCAGGGGATCTGCGCGTTCTTGGTCAGCGCCTGCTGTTTCACCTTGATGACACTATGCAGGGCACCAACACCTGGCCTGAGCGTTTTGTGCTGGTGGCTGATGAGCTGACCGCCACTACCCTGGCTGAACTGCCGCACGATCGCCTCGTGGGCGTGGTAGTACGCGACGGGGCTGCCAACTCGCATGCGGCCATTATGGTGCGCGCGATGGGCATTCCGACGGTAATGGGTGCCGATATTCAACCTGAACTGATGAACGGCCGCCTGCTGATCGTCGACGGCTATCGCGGCGAGCTGCTGGTCGATCCTGAACCGGTGCTGGTACAGGAGTATCAGCGGTTGATCAGCGAAGAAAACGAGCTGAGCCAGCTGGCAGAAGATAACGTTTTCCTGCCCGGCACGTTAAAAAGCGGTGAGCAGGTCAAGGTGATGCTTAATGCGGGACTGAGCGCCGAACATGAACAGGTTTTGGGCAACCGGGTGGATGGGGTTGGGCTGTACCGCACCGAGATCCCGTTTATGCTACAAAGCGGTTTTCCGTCGGAAGAAGAGCAGGTTGCGCAGTATCAGGGTATGTTACAGCTGTTTCTCGATAAGCCAGTCACGCTGCGTACCCTGGACGTTGGTGCAGATAAACAGCTGCCGTATATGCCGATCAGCGAGGAAAATCCGTGCCTCGGCTGGCGCGGGATCCGCCTTACCCTCGACCAACCTGAAATCTTCCTCGTCCAGCTACGCGCCATGCTGCGAGCCAACGTTGCCAGCGACAACCTCAATATTTTGCTGCCGATGGTCAGCAGCCTTGAGGAGATCGACGAAGCCCGCAAGCTGCTGGACCGCGCCGCGCGTGAAGTTGAAGAGATGCTGGGTTACGCCATCCCGCTGCCTCGCCTCGGCATCATGATTGAAGTGCCGTCGATGATCTTTATGATCGACCAGCTCCGGCAGCGGGTTGATTTTGTCTCGATTGGGACCAACGATTTAACCCAGTATCTGCTGGCGGTAGACCGCAACAATACCCGCGTGGCCAACCTGTACGACAGCCTGCATCCGGCGATGCTGCGCGCGCTGAAAGCGATTGCTGAAGCCACCCGGCACGCCGGCATTGAGCTTTGCCTGTGTGGCGAAATGGCCGGTGACCCCATGTGCGTGGTGCTGTTAGTTGGCCTTGGCTATCACCACCTCAGCATGAATGGCCGTAACGTGGCGCGCGTGAAGTATCTGCTGCGCCATATTGAACTGAAAGAAGCCCAACTTTTGGCCCAGCGCGGGCTGGAAGCGCAGCTTGCCAGCGAAGTGCGCCATCATGTGGTCAGCTTTATGGAGCAGCATGGATTGGGCGGATTAATCAGAGGCGGCCGCTGA
- the rppH gene encoding RNA pyrophosphohydrolase: protein MIDDDGYRPNVGIVICNRQGQVLWARRFGQHSWQFPQGGINPGETAEQAMYRELFEEVGLNRKDVRILAATRNWLRYKLPKRLVRWDTKPVCIGQKQKWYLLQLMCNDADINVQTSSTPEFDGWRWVSYWYPVRQVVSFKRDVYRRVMKEFAGVVMPLQESAVQRNTPGYRRKRG, encoded by the coding sequence GTGATCGATGATGATGGCTACCGCCCGAATGTGGGTATCGTAATTTGTAACAGGCAGGGGCAGGTTTTGTGGGCCAGGCGTTTTGGTCAGCACTCCTGGCAGTTTCCTCAGGGCGGGATTAATCCTGGTGAAACTGCGGAGCAGGCGATGTACCGCGAGCTTTTCGAGGAAGTCGGCCTGAACCGCAAGGATGTTCGTATCCTTGCCGCGACCCGTAACTGGTTACGATATAAGTTGCCGAAACGTTTGGTGCGTTGGGACACAAAGCCGGTTTGTATCGGCCAAAAACAGAAGTGGTACCTTCTGCAGCTGATGTGCAATGACGCGGATATCAATGTGCAAACCAGCAGCACGCCAGAGTTCGACGGCTGGCGCTGGGTGAGCTACTGGTATCCGGTTCGCCAGGTCGTCTCTTTTAAACGTGATGTTTATCGTCGCGTAATGAAAGAGTTCGCTGGCGTGGTCATGCCCCTGCAGGAGAGTGCCGTACAGAGAAATACGCCAGGTTATCGACGAAAGAGAGGTTAA
- the mutH gene encoding DNA mismatch repair endonuclease MutH → MNAEIDRIPPPQNEDELLARASALAGYTLGELALRIGLPVPRDLKRDKGWVGLLLERYLGANAGSKPQQDFAEIGVELKTIPVDAAGRPLETTFVCVAPLTGNSGVTWHNSHVRYKLARVLWVPVEGERSIELVQRRVGAALLWSPNADEERQLQSDWEELMDMIVLGKVDQITARHGEVLQIRPKAANSKALTEAIGRNGQPVMTLPRGFYLKKTFTAPLLAQHFLL, encoded by the coding sequence ATGAACGCTGAGATTGATCGGATCCCCCCACCACAAAATGAAGATGAGTTGCTGGCGCGAGCCAGCGCACTGGCGGGCTACACGCTTGGGGAACTGGCGTTGCGCATCGGTTTACCTGTTCCGCGTGATTTGAAGCGCGATAAAGGCTGGGTCGGCCTGCTACTGGAACGTTATCTTGGTGCCAACGCCGGCAGCAAACCGCAGCAGGATTTTGCCGAGATTGGCGTAGAGCTGAAGACGATTCCGGTTGATGCCGCAGGCCGCCCGCTGGAAACGACCTTTGTCTGCGTGGCACCGCTGACCGGTAACAGCGGAGTCACCTGGCACAACAGCCACGTCCGGTATAAGCTGGCACGGGTGTTGTGGGTTCCGGTAGAAGGCGAGCGCAGCATTGAGCTGGTGCAGCGGCGCGTTGGTGCTGCATTGCTATGGAGCCCGAATGCAGACGAAGAACGGCAGCTGCAAAGCGATTGGGAAGAGCTGATGGATATGATCGTGCTGGGCAAGGTGGATCAAATCACTGCCCGCCACGGTGAAGTGCTGCAAATCCGCCCAAAGGCCGCCAACAGCAAAGCGCTGACTGAAGCGATTGGCCGCAACGGGCAACCTGTCATGACGCTGCCGCGCGGCTTTTACCTGAAGAAAACCTTTACCGCTCCACTGCTTGCCCAGCACTTTTTGTTATGA
- a CDS encoding TerC family protein: MFEWIADPNAWLALGTLTVLEIVLGIDNIIFLSLVVAKLPKHQQNTARRLGLAGAMLMRLGLLASIAWVIRLTDPLFTVMDHDLSLRDLILLGGGLFLLWKSGMEIHETIEGGFDEHKTNVHSFMGAIVQIMLLDIIFSLDSVITAVGLSDHLIIMMAAVVIAVMVMMFAARTIGGFVERHPSVKMLALAFLILVGFTLILESFRIHIPKGYIYFAMFFSMAVESLNLLRNKKQPR; this comes from the coding sequence ATGTTTGAATGGATTGCCGATCCCAACGCATGGTTAGCCCTCGGAACGTTGACCGTCCTCGAAATCGTTCTCGGTATCGATAATATTATCTTCCTTTCGCTGGTGGTGGCGAAGCTACCGAAGCACCAGCAAAATACCGCCCGCCGTCTGGGTCTGGCCGGTGCGATGCTAATGCGCCTCGGTCTGCTGGCTTCCATTGCCTGGGTTATCCGCCTGACCGACCCGCTCTTTACCGTGATGGATCACGACTTGTCCCTGCGCGACCTGATACTGCTGGGCGGCGGACTGTTCCTGCTGTGGAAGTCAGGTATGGAGATTCATGAAACTATTGAGGGCGGTTTTGACGAGCACAAAACCAACGTGCATTCGTTCATGGGTGCCATCGTACAGATTATGCTGCTGGATATTATCTTTAGCCTCGATTCGGTGATCACAGCGGTTGGCCTGTCCGATCATTTGATTATTATGATGGCCGCAGTGGTAATTGCGGTGATGGTGATGATGTTTGCCGCGCGGACTATTGGCGGTTTTGTTGAACGTCATCCGTCGGTAAAAATGCTGGCGCTGGCGTTTCTCATCCTCGTTGGCTTCACATTAATACTCGAGAGCTTCCGCATTCATATTCCGAAAGGTTACATCTATTTTGCTATGTTCTTCTCCATGGCGGTAGAAAGCCTGAATCTGTTACGTAACAAAAAACAGCCCCGCTGA
- a CDS encoding YgdI/YgdR family lipoprotein: MKWFFDAAVLGIAVMISGCSSDYVMATKDGTMIMTDGKPQIDKETGLVKYTDQSGHELQINGDEVSSMVER, translated from the coding sequence ATGAAGTGGTTTTTTGACGCAGCGGTGCTGGGCATTGCCGTGATGATTAGCGGCTGTAGTAGCGATTACGTGATGGCGACCAAAGACGGTACAATGATCATGACCGACGGAAAGCCCCAGATTGACAAAGAGACCGGGCTGGTGAAATATACTGATCAATCCGGTCATGAACTGCAAATCAACGGTGATGAAGTCTCTTCTATGGTTGAACGTTAA